The Mytilus edulis chromosome 12, xbMytEdul2.2, whole genome shotgun sequence genome contains a region encoding:
- the LOC139497406 gene encoding PE-PGRS family protein PE_PGRS5-like — protein MYVVEDGGPDVEVADGGPDVVVADDVSDVVVAVGGPNDVVLDVVVAEGGSDVVVADGGPDVVVADADGCPDGVVELGGPDGVVADDVSDVVVAVGGPNDVVLDVVVADGGSDVVVADGGPDVVVADADGGPDVVVADDVSDVVVAVGGPNDVVLDVVVADGGSDVVVADGGPDVVVADADGGPDGVVVDGGPDDVVADGCPDGIVELGGPDDVVAVDGPDGVVADGGPDSVVEDGGPDADGCPDGVVELGGPDGVVADRGPDVVVADGGPDADGGPDGVVADDVSDVVVAVGDPIDVVPDVVVADGGSDVVVADGGPDVADGGPDVVVADGGPDGVVADDVSVVVVAVGGRNDVVPDVVVAEVADGGPDGVVADGGPDGVVADGDPDGLVADGGPDDVVADGGSDSVVGDGGSDGVVSAGGSKRKVKQNICQCLM, from the exons ATGTA TGTTGTagaagatggtggtcctgatgttgaagtagcagatggtggtcctgatgttgttgtagcagatgatgtttctgatgttgtagtagcagtaggtggtcctaATGATGTAGTACtagatgttgttgtagcagagggtggttctgatgttgttgtagcagatggtggtcctgatgttgttgtagcagatg cagatggttgtcctgatggtgttgtagaactaggtggtcctgatggtgtagtAGCAGATGATgtttctgatgttgtagtagcagtaggtggtcctaATGATGTAGTACtagatgttgttgtagcagatggtggttctgatgttgttgtagcagatggtggtcctgatgttgttgtagcagatg cagatggtggtcctgatgttgttgtagcagatgatgtttctgatgttgtagtagcagtaggtggtcctaATGATGTAGTACtagatgttgttgtagcagatggtggttctgatgttgttgtagcagatggtggtcctgatgttgttgtagcagatg cagatggtggtcctgatggtgttgtagtagatggtggtcctgatgatgttgtagcagatggttgtCCTGATGGTATTGTAGAACTAGGTGGTCCTGATGATGTTGTAGCAGTtgatggtcctgatggtgttgtagcagatggtggtcctgacagtgttgtagaagatggtggtcctgatg cagatggttgtcctgatggtgttgtagaactaggtggtcctgatggtgtagtAGCAGAtcgtggtcctgatgttgttgtagcagatggtggtcctgatg cagatggtggtcctgatggtgttgtagcagatgatgtttctgatgttgtagtagcagtaggtgATCCTATTGATGTAGTAccagatgttgttgtagcagatggtggttctgatgttgttgtagcagatggtggtcctgatg tagcagatggtggtcctgatgttgttgtagcagatggtggtcctgatggtgttgtagcagatgatgTTTCTGTtgttgtagtagcagtaggtggtcgtaatgatgtagtaccagatgttgttgtagcagaag tagcagatggtggtcctgatggtgttgtagcagatggtggtcctgatggtgttgtagcagatggtgatCCTGATGGTCTTGTAGCAGATGGTGGCCCTGATGAtgtagtagcagatggtggttctGATAGTGTTGTAGGAGATGGTGGTTCTGACGGGGTTGTATCAGCAGGTGGTTCTAAAAGAaaagttaaacaaaatatatgccAGTGTTTAATGTAA